The sequence gaagcaGAGGAACTTGCATCTAGCCTTCAATAAGGTTTCCTTTAACCATTCACTTCCCACTTTTGTTTCATTAACTTCCATTAAATTTGTAGTTTTAGGAAATGTCAGGAGATGACGATTACAAAGTTTCAGGTTTCCCTGCAACATGAAAGACAGTGGTCAACTACAGACCTGCAATAACTGTAAAAGAACAAGAACCTGAGAGCAGATTGCAGCAAAGGATCTTGCGCGGTAAAATTCGTTGCATTGTGGTCTTCGAGTAACTATATTTACAAATAATGTATATAAACATAGACAGAAAACACCATCTTGACAAGCTAGTGCTGCTTTATGGAACCGAATAGTTCCTTGAATGAACGTTTAGGAGCATCAGTACGAGCTACTATCTCCACGACTTTGTAATGAGATTCTGGATGGAGTAACGCCTCAACTGCTACTTCAGCTACCTGATCTCTAGATATTGAGCCTTCATAAAGGGTATcctatattttgaagaaaaagcaAAGAGCATCTTAGGAAAATCATATGGAACACATTTACGAAACTAAACAATGAGTAAGATGCATATTACTACCTCCTGTTCCATTACGATGTTTCCTTGAGGAGGATCGTTTCTTAGCCCACCAGGCCTTATTATTGTGTAGTTGATGCCAGATTTCCGAATGTACTGTTCAGCTTGGAGCTTTGCTATCAACGTCAGTCCAAGAACATTGAGAAATACATACGCTGGATTAAGCAACTGGcccattgcagctccattgaccagaATGGAACTAACAAGGAGGAATCTCTTAACACCAAGTGTTCGGCATGCTTCAACAAGGTTTACCGTGCCAAAGTTATCAACCTGAAAAATGGTACAGCAGGGATTAAACAGTAGTAGTGGAAGGACACGACATCATGATTCACAAAAACCACCAAAACCAAGTTAGCATCAGTCATGAGGAACGGCTCAAGGATCTGAtaaatttttcttcataatttacTCAAGTAATTAGTATTATCAAGAGATGGTTGTGGATTTAATGATCTGGAAGGAAAGACATCAACAGACGCCTTTTTGGCCATTCTAAACGTGTAGCAGGAACATAATAGAACTACCAGACAAATTTAAGGTGAAAGctctcaatttttttcttgagaaCATTTGAGAAGCCTTCTCAACTTTTTGATTGTATTAAGCATTCAACACCTAAGAAAACATCAGAACCTATATGATGTTTGCTTCATCTGTGGAAGGGATAGGCAAGTATACAAAATAACTTTTCATCGAAGTTCCCAAAGGTTATTTCTTTCATTCTACTAAAATTTCTGACACTAGCTTTTTTGATGTGTGAAGAACCTCAATCACATATGATCTCCAATCCAGTTGAAGACTATGGAAGAAAATCAAGAATGGTGTTTTACACAACGAGCAAGGAATTCTTTCATAAACCTGAAACATGGCTAATAGTTTCAACATTACATGGTTTTCTGACAGTAGATCCATTCTGAATTCAACCTAGTAGGCCTTATCCTGCTTAACCGTGCCACTCTTGATTCCTCTTTTCCAGGCGCAATAACTGGCATTTTTATGGAGCTAAGGTCTTAAAGGTGAAATTGAAGTACTAAACTGCAAAGAATTTGAAATAAGCTTAAATGGCAGACCTAGGGTGGATTAATAGaagcaacaaaagaaaaaaaagacgaCGAAGAAGAAACAATTGACAGTTTGACACCAACATCCTCACCAGAGAAACATTTGTTAATAATAGCCTACTTGCCTGGATTCTCAGAAAACAATGAAAATGTTCTCCAAAACCCAATAAAAAGAACAGTGTTAGTAACATGGAACTGTTCACTCCTTCATTTTACTTTTCTGCAGTTTAGACAAATCTACACAGGAAGAAGTCTGTTTAACTTGAAAGACCATATCTACCATATGGAGTTTCAGCAGCAGTATGTTGTGGTAGCATACTCACAAAGCCTCCATTGTTTGTTTTAAAGGAACGAAAAGACTTCGTATTATTTTTTCCATGCCTAAGAATGTGCCCACGGTCATGGGTAGCACCCACGGAGAGGGTGCCGGTGCCAGCATGTTAAGAAACTTCTCTAACTGAAATTAGTTTTggacccttaacaagcttaaTCAACACTTattcttttgttttcattttattaatttttgacttttttccctttttcctttgaGCAATTTGCCTATCCTGCAATTCATGTTATTATAAATATCATCCAAATGAATCAATCAGCATTtcataaaagagaaaatataaccataaaattttagaaatgaTAATTGAAACGTTTAAGTTAAAAGAAAAACAGGATGGGGAAGGTTGCAACTAACCTTCCATGGAGCAAAAAAATCCAGTGAACGCCGATAGCCTGTAGCACATATTACTGCATCTGAATCATTGCCAATGGCGTCAGCTAGTCTTGCTGATCCCTCTGTGACATCTGCTTTCAcctgaaaataacaaaatagaatTGATTTCACGCAAAACTAACTCAAAGGTATACAAAATGGAAGTGAACATTATACTTCATACTTAGCTGTTCACTTACATTCAAAACGAGTTTTTCTGTGATTTTTTCAATACATTTGCAACGCCTTTCATTGGTAGGTAAAATCCCCTTTATTATAAACGATCACATTTTAAATGTTTTGGCATAATCTCCAATTTTAATCCCTTTCTATCTAAACTATAATTACTAATAAGTATCACCTGAATACGCCGGCAAAAACGAACTCTTTAAGTGGAGGGAGGGAGTATAAGCAAGAAATCAtggagaataaaaattagataaagGGCAGCTCGTGCACAAAGCATCCCTCTCTAGCAGGGTTAGCGGAAGGGACCCAAGGAGCGTGATGTAGACCATCTAACCCAATGCAAACATTAGTGACTGCTTCCACCGCTCAAAGCCATGACCTATAAGACACATGGAGAACTTAAGAAAAAAACATACTTCCTCAATTGAAAAAACGAAAAACCAAATAGACTTGGACAAATAACCCAATATATAGTAGGTGAAATTTAAAGGCATTTCCGCTATTAACAAAATTTTCTTTGTGCTTGACATTTAACCCTTAAAGTAGCATACTTTACTGCATAATCAACTACTGATTGAAcaattaatttctaaaaaaagttgaacacaaaataacaaaaaatgaaaacaaaccCACAATTTGAAGATGAGGGTTTTGACCAGGTAAGGTTGATTTAGCCTTATCAATATCAAGAACCCCAGCCTTAACAGCAAAACCCTTTGCTAGAAGCTGCTCAACAATCCTCTTGCCAGTGTTCCCAGTAGCACCAGCAacaaatattttcttcttttcactTACACCCACTTCCTCTTTTCCTTCTATCTCACTTCCTTCTAGCTTTAATCATAACCAAAATGACAAATTACCCACAAATAGTAGAGgtacattttcttggaatatcatgtaatcttgaaaattgaaaggaaaaaaggtaACTTTTTTTAAGAGAAGGACTTACATTTGCTGCTCTGAGAGGAAAAGAATGAACTTTATTGTGAAAAAGAGTAACAGAGTGGTGTTTAGAGGGGAAAGAGAAGGCAGAGGTTCTAAGGAAGAAGAGACCAGTGGCAGTAGCAGCCATGATTTTTCTAACTTTGTGTTGGTTGCAATGAGGGTAAGTTTTTAGTTAATCTTGCAATTTACCTGCCAAAAATATAATACTTCTCCAACTTGTTTGGTATTGGTCCCATGAATCGTTATCTTTGTGATattctgttcttttttttttttttccaatagtgtctttttctttattcaattcaGAGTTACTCCAATAATGGAAGGAGTTTCGCCATGAATTTGGAGTTAGAAGTTAGAATTgtgtgagaatttttttttatttttttttttgaaagacaaaaaagtgaaataatgagatggaaaaaaaaaagtaaaaataagttgAGATTGTTTTTACtttaaattgtatttaaaaattttatgatcAAACATTATAGGGATAATATCACGAAAATAACTTTAATCAAATTTTCAatggagcatattgaactttgaagggtcctattacccctatatttttttaattggaatTAATTCTCCCCGAGCTTTTTAAAAATGGAATTAATCACCTCAAAACGTTATACCCGGTTTTTATGGTGAAAAGTACGGTACATGCGttgtttcttctccattttatcacttttcaacatttttcaccATTGCAACcatattaaatatttcaaatgattccatggagtcaatttcaaattccaagttcATTCTTATCactccaaaaattttcaaatttaatttccagtttcaaactttgaattccattgagtttatgaagaaagttttttcaaataattgaatggaatcttccattaattttccattgaagctcggaagattcaattagcgagttccattaatgaaaaATTCAATGAGACTCGCTTAATtgaatggaactcgctaattaaaaactcaatgaaagattcAATTTctattaatggaactcggaagattcggaaaatttaatttcatgtatgaagaCAAAAATACAAATTGTAcatgtatgaagctattcaatcttccgttaatggaactcgaaagattcaattAGAGAGATTCCGAGTTTGAATCTTCcgaatcttccattgagtttcaattagcgagtttcattaATCTTCCAGAATGAAAACTGAAACGGAATTTGCAagaatttaatttcaattcaacaatggggCAATCATTgttgaagaaagaaagaaagaaagaaaaagaatgaaaaaataaataaaaaatataaaactttaaataattataaaattaaagagttgtttggcataaaaaaaaaagagtttataaCGTTTTTAACACTTTCACGCGCTCAGTGCGCGTGACTAACACGCAATGGACCAAGCAGcagatatatgtcattaaaatacggaaaaaaaagtttgggggtaataggacccccgcaaggTTCAGTATGTTCAACTGATAATTCgatcaaacttcaggtatttttatgaatattcttcctttttttttttaataaagtgaaataatttttttttaagaaaaaaaatatttctcatggttaaacaagttttttttttttttggtttcccatccgaTGTCCgatacccgcattggagcccgaccAATCCGGATTAGCGCTGCGTAGGGCCCATTCGAGGGGAAGTGCTTCCTAACAGAGTTTTCTCCGTACGCAGGATCGAACCCTTGACCTACTCATGGTTAAACGAGTTAATATTGAATTAAAGTTGCAACAGTTTTCCTATTAAATGGAAAGGTACTTGTATAACGTGTTGATGCATATATTGTTTTCATATATGTTgtttatacaatatttacatatatatatgtgtgtgtgatgtataatttgacaattcaaaatatttatattgaattatatgAAAGTGACTATTTATATTGAATTGtatgaaagtaaaagaaaaacttatttgaATCTCATACACATTATCAAAAGTTAACATAATGTACTACGACACTGTTTGATGTACACACTTGTATACCTGAAAATACTTGATACTTCCATAAATAAGAAACCTATCATCTCAACATTCCATAGTCTGCTTTTATTAGTATAACCCTTGATCACAAAGATTACAATGTGAGGAATTGCAATTTTTCAATCAAGGGACAACTTCTGGTTAAAGCTAAATAGCTGATAGTCATCATAAATTGAAATACATAATGCATTACCCATTTGGATTCAGTAAAACAGAAAAAGTAGGATTCATATGCTTTATCAGATCTACATCTGAATGTCAAAAGTGGGGTTTAAATAGAGGAATACCATACAACTACAATCAGAAACATATGAGAAGTTATGGTTCAACAACAAATAGTATCCTGCATATACTTAAGCTTGGACATTCCATCAGAGAGGAGACAACTGCACTTGGAGCTACAATTGGACCGATTTACATGAAGTAAACTACATTGGTATCACTGTGTATCCACAATTGGTCTTTCTCTTGCATCATCTGCACATTAAAGCATTTTCCAATATTAGCTATTTAACCTTCAAAAACTATGGTATCCAAGTGATACACATTTCAGTGTTGCCTAATAGTGAAAAAAGAGGTAATCTACACATTCATTTGGAACTCGGAAGTAAAGAAACTTGTACCCAGAAGACTTGCATACCTGTAATAATTTCTCTATCTCTGCCTTTGAGTAAGGTACAGCCGCCCCATTGTTGACAACACTCTCCACATCGGCAACTGGAATTTGTTCCACATGTTGTAAGTTCCGGTGCCTACCAAGTGTTGCACTGAATTCTTGCAATCTGCAAGTTCATAGATGTTAGATTCCATAATTGACATCTATCACGGAGTTCAAAGAAATGCAAAGAAATGCATGCAATAATCAATTAGTTAATTACACAGACCTCTCAGGAGATATGCTGATTTCAGCAGCCGGAGTATCATCAGTTTCCATTGCATCACTGCCACTTTACCAAAAGAATGCAAAAGAACACTTTAGAAACATTAATATTAGAAGGAAACattgtaatagataaaatgaactaacaccatatagataatcaTCAAAGGAATTAATAGTGAGGGAGCTGCAATACACTTTGGTTTACTTGATGGAAAAACTTACAGTTATCAGAAAACCACACCTGTAGCATACCCAAGTCAAAAAATTGATAGCAGCTGAAGCATGTAAAATTTAGTTAGTAACTCACCCAACTCCCCCAGCTTCATGATGAGCTGGTTCATCACCAGCATCACTCTCAGCTCTGCGTTTACGAGATGAAGCATTATTACCAGCATCATGGTCAGTGCTGCGATTCTTCACCAATTCCTTTTCTCTTTCTTGCTCACGTTCCTCCATCTCAGTCAGTTCTTGATGGTATATCGCAAAATGTAGAACTTGAAGAGCAGCTTCTACATCAGACTTCAAAACCTGCCAAAAAAGATGTTTAAAAAATAGAGCAAAAGAAAATCCATTCATTGCAGTTAACCACAGAAAGAATGAAACTAGAACAAACTCAGTGAACCTCTAGTCCTAAGCAGTCATATATGGATGAAtgcaatatttatataatttcaaatcaaataatttttcaccTGTCTTCTCAACTTCAACTTGGCATGGGCAGTTGAGAGCCGAATAATTGTTTCCAAAGTTCTGGCAGTAATTGGAAGTGTTCCTCCCCCAGTCTATTGGAAATTCAGACAAATCAATTACATCACACAGAGAACATAACAAGATAGTTATCTGTATATCAGATATAAAATACCAAACCTTCGCATTTGTACTGGCACTCCTAAGCTCTGCATAAGCAGTAGCTATGGTATCAGATGCCTACAAATGGTTATCATTATAAATATCAGCAAGGGAGCAGCACATTGAGCAACGTTAATGTGAGACGAAGCTAAGATATGCCCAAGGTTTATTAAAGCTTAATCTTAAAAGAGGATTTCAAAGTTAAAATTCCCAAGGCATAAAAAAGTTACTCCTGCACAAAAAAGTACCGATGCTATTATAGAAGTGCATAAGTTAAGCTGGATTACCTCATCAGTCAGCTCAGGATGAATCCTGTTTTTTGCATAATGAATGTATGTCTTGAGAAACTGGATGGTCAGTGTATCCTTTTTACGCCGGTTTGAATTTCTACCGTGTAGCATCCGATTATACTTAACATAGACAGGCATTTCTTCCTTGTCATTTTGCTCTTCATACCTTGAATCATTATCTAATGTTGAGCTacctaaaaagtaaaatagattcCCTTCATTCATACATAAAGGAGAACGCAATGCATGAAGATTTTCAAACATAACTGCCAACCTACCTCCATCTATTGGAGAACGATACCGATGCATGCGCAAAACATGCTCCGAAATTTGACGATCAACCCCAGGATCCATTTGATCCAgaacaataaacaacaaatcaaaacgaGAGAGCAAAGAGTCTGGAAGTCCAATGTTCTTCGTTGGAGTTAATGAGCGGTCATACTGTCAAAAACCGAGATGGTATAGAAAAGTCAAATGATACACATCTTAAGGCTAACACATTTAGGTAGACCCGTTTTGAAAGAACTTACAGAACCATATATGGGATTTGCAGCTGCAACTACACTGCATCGAGCATTCAAGGATGCGTGGATTCCTGCTTTAGCAATGGTTACAGTCTGCTGTTCCATAACTTCATGTATAGCAACTCGATCTTGATCATTCATTTTATCAAACTCATCAATGCAAACAACACCTCTGTCGGCAAGTACCATGGCACCAGCTTCTagccttttttctcctatttccaAGTACATATTTGTCAGTTTACTTCAATTACAATGTGGATTCTGCTTTTGTAAAAACAAATTTACCTGTTTCTTGATCAGAAGTAACTGCAGCTGTCAAACCAACTCCGGAAGACCCACGACCAGTAGTTGATATTGCTAATGGAGCAATATTCATAATTGCTCTCAGCAGCTGAGACTTGGCAACAGATGGATCACCAACCATCATCATGTTTATATCACTAAATACAGTAAAAAATGATTGCTGTGAGACCCCAAGAATCAATCTCAGATAGAGGAATAACTATACAGCAAAAGAAGTATGATAATTGTCTGAATCAACTAAAGATAAAAAAGGCTTCACATGGCCAAGCAGTAATGCCTGCAAAGGTGCTAAAGCACAGCAAAAGGTAGCGTGAGTAAAGGCAAAAGAGCTTATCTTACCCTCTTAAGTGAGTTCCATTTTTCAAGTTCTTTTCAATTCCACCGAGCATGAGCAGAATAACTGCCTTCTTTATCCACAAATGCCCATAAATAGATGGTGCCAGTGAATTGGCAAGAAGATCAAAAGTATCATCTTTAACAGAAATATTCTTGATGTCTTTCAGGACTTTCTCTGTGTAGTTTGGCGCACTTGCTGACTTGTTCAGGAGAGACACGTTGTTAGCTATGAGGATTGTTCTGCACAACATAATCCATGGACAGGATTACATATAGGAAACAACACTTAGCTATTCTAAGGGCAACAAAGCAGTATTTTACTTTAAACACACTACCTGAATACCCCATTCATGCTTCCTTGGCTTTTACTAGGAAGAGCTTTGTATACCCCAACAACTGCTACACGATCTCCAGGCTTGCATGAATCAACAAGATCATCCTCCACAACTATATCCACTGTTCGAGGAAGTTGACCAGGTGCAGAATTTTCAGGCACCTCTTGCATTGATAAAGTTTGATGATCTTTATATGTGCATAACCCATACTCAGTAACTAGCAAATTGCCATTATCATCCTGCAACATAATCATTCTTGTAAAATTTCGTCTTGCTAAACAAAAAGAGAAGGCCAAAACTGAAACCTAAATCAATCCATCATTACCCGTGTCGGATACACAGAACCAGTTGGCAGACCAACATTTGAAGTGATATCTCTGTATTCACGGGCCGTAAATTTCTCAGTTGTTGGACAAAAGTGGACACTCTTTACAACCTTTGGTCTCACAAGAGAGCCTATAGATGTTGAAAATAGCAGCTttcattaataaattatattaaaacgGTCAAATTCCAAAGTGGAATCCAAGCTAAGGACTCAATACAAAACAAGAAGATGATTTATAACTCAAAAACTTCACTTGATGACAGATGAAATCTGTGCCTAGAATCAATGTAACTCATGTTTCTCTTTGATAAGAGAATGAAATTTAGACACATATTTCAGTagtaaagaacaagaaataacaaaagaacaTATGTTTTATATTAGCAAATACTTCGGATTGCAAATATGAGCAGGAATAACCAAGTAGAAAATGGATGTTAATAATGAAACAAAGCAACAGACAAAAGCACAGTTAACTAATGATGTCTGgcatattttattatgtttgaTATCAATTCTCTGTATTGTTATCAACTATGCCTAATCATTAATTTGGTGATATAGGAAGCTAAAGGATTAGCTATGTTcagttttggaaaaaaaaaaagcacaattGGATGAAGTTCAAACCCTTGTACTTCAATTGGGTACATCAGGAAGAAGGAAGCTTGCAAATTATTGGCCTTACGGTCCATTTAGAAGAAAAGACGCAAGTATAGCGCCAAAGAAACGAGGACCACACTCCAGTCACCACTATGGCACAAATTCTGACAATCACAATTCCAGTATTTTATGCTTCAATTGTGCTATCAAATAAATATCCATAACTCAATAAGTTGGAACAGAAAGTATGAGAAGAGTAGTAGTAGATCAAAAGATAAATCCACCAAAACTGAGAATTTATAAGCAATTTTTGTTTCACGGCGCATTATAAGTTTTCACATTTTAATACCAGCAAACTGCACACTAGTTACTGAAACTACTATACATCTAAGATACTTCTAACATGATGCATTTTTCGGATAACAAGGGACATAGTAATCACCAATAAAAAATGGACAAAATATGCATAGCATGTCCTATCCAGCTTTTAAGAAATCAATTATCCTTCTACTTAATAAGTTGAACCATACGACACTAGTACTGCAGTCCTAGTACAGTGTTCATCATCCCTTTACTAGCAACTGGTACTTATATAGAGATGGCCACATGAAACAACTACTAAATCACCTTAACTTATTCACTGGACATATATATGTCTTAACCTGTCAAATGGACA comes from Capsicum annuum cultivar UCD-10X-F1 chromosome 2, UCD10Xv1.1, whole genome shotgun sequence and encodes:
- the LOC107859134 gene encoding uncharacterized protein At2g34460, chloroplastic, with protein sequence MAATATGLFFLRTSAFSFPSKHHSVTLFHNKVHSFPLRAANLEGSEIEGKEEVGVSEKKKIFVAGATGNTGKRIVEQLLAKGFAVKAGVLDIDKAKSTLPGQNPHLQIVKADVTEGSARLADAIGNDSDAVICATGYRRSLDFFAPWKVDNFGTVNLVEACRTLGVKRFLLVSSILVNGAAMGQLLNPAYVFLNVLGLTLIAKLQAEQYIRKSGINYTIIRPGGLRNDPPQGNIVMEQEDTLYEGSISRDQVAEVAVEALLHPESHYKVVEIVARTDAPKRSFKELFGSIKQH
- the LOC107859131 gene encoding DNA replication licensing factor MCM3 homolog 2 isoform X2; the protein is MDLSDEVRASHKRTFLKFFEQTELDTELKKEFESMINNNRRRVIMDLSDFYNDREGSDLARRLLQNPSEYMQPLVDALTDMIRTYNPKYLKEGEQVLVGFTGPFVSRRVTPRELLSRFIGSMVCVEGIVTKCSLVRPKVVKSVHFCPTTEKFTAREYRDITSNVGLPTGSVYPTRDDNGNLLVTEYGLCTYKDHQTLSMQEVPENSAPGQLPRTVDIVVEDDLVDSCKPGDRVAVVGVYKALPSKSQGSMNGVFRTILIANNVSLLNKSASAPNYTEKVLKDIKNISVKDDTFDLLANSLAPSIYGHLWIKKAVILLMLGGIEKNLKNGTHLRGDINMMMVGDPSVAKSQLLRAIMNIAPLAISTTGRGSSGVGLTAAVTSDQETGEKRLEAGAMVLADRGVVCIDEFDKMNDQDRVAIHEVMEQQTVTIAKAGIHASLNARCSVVAAANPIYGSYDRSLTPTKNIGLPDSLLSRFDLLFIVLDQMDPGVDRQISEHVLRMHRYRSPIDGGSSTLDNDSRYEEQNDKEEMPVYVKYNRMLHGRNSNRRKKDTLTIQFLKTYIHYAKNRIHPELTDEASDTIATAYAELRSASTNAKTGGGTLPITARTLETIIRLSTAHAKLKLRRQVLKSDVEAALQVLHFAIYHQELTEMEEREQEREKELVKNRSTDHDAGNNASSRKRRAESDAGDEPAHHEAGGVGDAMETDDTPAAEISISPERLQEFSATLGRHRNLQHVEQIPVADVESVVNNGAAVPYSKAEIEKLLQMMQEKDQLWIHSDTNVVYFM
- the LOC107859131 gene encoding DNA replication licensing factor MCM3 homolog 2 isoform X1 — translated: MDLSDEVRASHKRTFLKFFEQTELDTELKKEFESMINNNRRRVIMDLSDFYNDREGSDLARRLLQNPSEYMQPLVDALTDMIRTYNPKYLKEGEQVLVGFTGPFVSRRVTPRELLSRFIGSMVCVEGIVTKCSLVRPKVVKSVHFCPTTEKFTAREYRDITSNVGLPTGSVYPTRDDNGNLLVTEYGLCTYKDHQTLSMQEVPENSAPGQLPRTVDIVVEDDLVDSCKPGDRVAVVGVYKALPSKSQGSMNGVFRTILIANNVSLLNKSASAPNYTEKVLKDIKNISVKDDTFDLLANSLAPSIYGHLWIKKAVILLMLGGIEKNLKNGTHLRGDINMMMVGDPSVAKSQLLRAIMNIAPLAISTTGRGSSGVGLTAAVTSDQETGEKRLEAGAMVLADRGVVCIDEFDKMNDQDRVAIHEVMEQQTVTIAKAGIHASLNARCSVVAAANPIYGSYDRSLTPTKNIGLPDSLLSRFDLLFIVLDQMDPGVDRQISEHVLRMHRYRSPIDGGSSTLDNDSRYEEQNDKEEMPVYVKYNRMLHGRNSNRRKKDTLTIQFLKTYIHYAKNRIHPELTDEASDTIATAYAELRSASTNAKTGGGTLPITARTLETIIRLSTAHAKLKLRRQVLKSDVEAALQVLHFAIYHQELTEMEEREQEREKELVKNRSTDHDAGNNASSRKRRAESDAGDEPAHHEAGGVGGSDAMETDDTPAAEISISPERLQEFSATLGRHRNLQHVEQIPVADVESVVNNGAAVPYSKAEIEKLLQMMQEKDQLWIHSDTNVVYFM